The proteins below are encoded in one region of Maribacter aestuarii:
- a CDS encoding BLUF domain-containing protein — translation MYSIIYRSIAEPSFDENSIEKMLLKAQKKNLKANITGCLLYHNRKFVQLIEGKEISVLMLYANILEDKRHKDIVMLNSSISKHRLFNNWSMIFNNLNLKSNQAEHKRMLFDAIFHKSSSVDTPTESKITLWTNVYEVLYAEGALTN, via the coding sequence ATGTACAGTATCATTTACAGATCGATAGCCGAACCTTCCTTCGACGAAAATAGTATTGAAAAAATGCTGTTAAAAGCGCAGAAGAAAAATCTGAAAGCCAACATTACAGGGTGCCTACTGTATCACAATAGAAAATTTGTACAACTTATAGAGGGTAAAGAAATTTCAGTACTGATGTTATACGCAAACATCCTGGAAGACAAGCGCCATAAGGACATCGTCATGTTAAATAGTTCGATAAGCAAACACCGGTTATTCAATAACTGGAGCATGATTTTTAACAACCTCAATTTGAAATCAAATCAAGCGGAACACAAGCGCATGCTCTTTGACGCTATTTTTCACAAATCGTCATCCGTAGACACCCCTACGGAATCAAAGATTACGTTATGGACCAATGTCTATGAAGTTCTCTACGCAGAAGGTGCCCTAACCAATTAA
- a CDS encoding adenylate/guanylate cyclase domain-containing protein, with the protein MLKYKIIILIVAFQFSWIATTLAQNQAKADSLLRLYHSSGKPSDDFEMVKNILKYEARPDTILYYADLLLSKANTDSDKKYQLTAYIQRGNAYQRKGDYIESLDAFFKAMEVAKAIDDQKSSTSILISIADTYAEIGNTEYAEKYYNEGIESLRQSNDSMALGRVLINRGEVLFESDNYKKALQNYQEAGDIFARIDFPIGMAYKLGNEGMVYAAQGDDEAALSNINEAIGILEDNKDYYAIAIYLKTMADIYAKKQNFTEALKYAQRSLQLASAYGLKEQLADANLKISELYDAQGKRAEAFDFYKTSIIYRDSIKNLETVEQLANLSTAYEVSQKQGEIDILNEKQKNQKIVVLASVAMILLIGMLTFVLYRRNRFIRKTNLIIEREKNRSDHLLKNILPVETAKELKDYGKVKAKKFNAVSVLFADFKGFTMHAEHLSPEELVKSIDFYFSEFDDIIEKYGIEKIKTLGDCYMCACGLPFPAEKHAQKLILAAKDFLDFVASAKKNNPDNTTRFELRVGISSGTVVAGVVGKKKFAYDIWGDTVNIAARMETASEVDKINISEDTFHLVKSDFNCTYRGEIHVKNKGLMKMYFVNGLKSEKEAEFQNHMRKKITLSSEAV; encoded by the coding sequence ATGTTGAAGTATAAAATTATTATCCTAATTGTAGCATTTCAATTTAGTTGGATAGCAACAACTTTAGCCCAAAATCAAGCTAAGGCGGATAGTCTTTTACGTTTATATCATTCCTCTGGAAAACCGTCGGATGATTTTGAGATGGTAAAAAATATCTTAAAATATGAAGCAAGGCCTGATACCATACTTTACTATGCCGACCTATTGTTGAGCAAAGCCAATACCGATTCGGATAAGAAGTACCAACTTACCGCCTATATACAGCGTGGAAATGCGTACCAAAGAAAAGGAGATTACATCGAATCTTTGGACGCTTTTTTTAAGGCTATGGAAGTTGCAAAGGCTATAGATGATCAAAAGAGTTCAACTTCAATTTTAATTTCTATTGCTGACACCTACGCTGAAATTGGGAATACCGAATATGCTGAAAAATATTATAATGAAGGTATTGAATCGCTGCGTCAGAGCAACGATTCTATGGCTTTGGGTCGAGTTTTAATTAATAGGGGAGAAGTGCTATTCGAATCGGATAATTATAAAAAAGCCCTACAGAATTATCAGGAAGCTGGGGACATTTTTGCGAGAATTGATTTTCCTATCGGTATGGCCTATAAATTAGGAAATGAAGGAATGGTATATGCGGCCCAAGGTGATGATGAAGCAGCGCTATCGAATATAAACGAAGCCATTGGTATTCTGGAAGATAATAAGGACTATTATGCCATTGCAATATATCTGAAAACAATGGCGGATATTTATGCTAAAAAACAAAATTTTACAGAAGCTCTAAAATACGCTCAGCGAAGTTTGCAGTTGGCGTCAGCATATGGCCTTAAAGAGCAATTGGCCGATGCTAATCTAAAAATATCAGAACTTTATGATGCGCAAGGTAAGCGTGCTGAGGCATTTGACTTTTATAAGACATCCATCATTTATAGGGATAGTATCAAGAATCTTGAAACAGTTGAGCAATTGGCAAATCTTAGCACAGCTTACGAGGTTTCCCAAAAACAGGGTGAGATAGATATCTTGAACGAAAAACAAAAAAATCAAAAAATAGTGGTTTTGGCTTCGGTGGCGATGATACTTCTGATAGGTATGTTGACCTTTGTTCTTTATAGAAGGAACAGATTTATTCGAAAAACAAATCTAATTATTGAGAGGGAAAAAAACAGGTCCGATCATCTCCTAAAAAATATTTTACCGGTAGAAACCGCTAAGGAGTTAAAGGATTATGGTAAGGTCAAAGCCAAGAAATTTAATGCTGTTAGTGTTCTTTTTGCTGATTTTAAAGGGTTTACGATGCATGCTGAACACTTATCCCCAGAAGAATTGGTTAAAAGTATCGATTTCTATTTTTCAGAATTCGATGATATCATAGAAAAGTATGGCATCGAAAAAATAAAGACCCTGGGGGATTGCTATATGTGTGCTTGTGGACTTCCCTTTCCCGCGGAAAAGCACGCCCAAAAATTGATACTTGCCGCTAAAGACTTTTTAGACTTTGTAGCGTCCGCAAAAAAAAATAATCCGGATAATACCACACGTTTTGAGTTGAGGGTTGGTATCAGCTCGGGAACTGTTGTTGCCGGAGTGGTGGGTAAAAAGAAGTTTGCGTATGACATCTGGGGAGATACCGTTAATATAGCGGCTAGAATGGAAACGGCATCAGAGGTCGATAAAATCAATATATCCGAAGACACGTTTCATCTTGTGAAATCTGATTTTAATTGCACGTACCGTGGAGAAATACATGTAAAAAATAAAGGCTTAATGAAGATGTATTTTGTAAATGGCCTGAAATCAGAAAAAGAAGCCGAGTTCCAAAACCATATGCGAAAGAAAATCACATTAAGTTCAGAAGCTGTTTGA
- a CDS encoding tetratricopeptide repeat protein, whose product MKTLTLKSIILIITLQFFSSIANGQEFLSPVQWQEDLRFLQKTVHSDFPFLFKKVEKEAWDATVEKLYTQIPYLEEHEIKVGLTRMVSFFEYGHTQIPFSTVSDKGVLPINLYHFKDGIYVEGTTKENSGILGAKLLKVGEFAVDQALEMVRPVVPVENESYFKAYGLRFLTVPTVLHAQGVIPEYSEQITLTFEKEGKPMEYTLSTIPREDLSVGYGLTIPNADWVSAREEVSTPLYLKQLNESYFHFEYLPESKTLYARQSSVFDHEKETIKDFYKRLFEFIDNNEINKLIYDVRLNGGGNNYNNKQFIQGIMARPEINTQGKFFFIIGRRTFSACQNLTNEIENYTNAIMLGEPTAENKNFYGDAKKVTLPNSKINAYLSFAWWQDKPQWENADATVPHFPKELTFDEYRTNQDPVMDFALENDFEDYLVNPMDHFRQLFMAGEMEQLKTDAARILNDSLYAHIPFKQEFKQTGQNMLAQGANEGALFLYSMFTEYYPEDPEMWEGLGKAYKALGQDKEAETAFAKAAALSNKQ is encoded by the coding sequence ATGAAGACTCTTACGCTTAAATCCATCATTTTAATCATTACACTACAGTTCTTTTCAAGTATTGCAAATGGTCAAGAATTCTTATCTCCGGTTCAATGGCAAGAAGATCTCCGTTTTTTACAGAAAACGGTACATTCAGATTTTCCCTTCCTATTTAAAAAGGTCGAAAAAGAGGCCTGGGATGCAACGGTCGAAAAACTTTACACGCAAATTCCGTATTTGGAAGAACACGAAATCAAGGTAGGCCTGACCCGTATGGTTTCGTTTTTTGAATATGGTCATACGCAGATTCCTTTCAGCACGGTCTCCGACAAGGGTGTACTACCCATAAATCTTTATCATTTTAAGGATGGTATCTACGTAGAGGGTACCACAAAGGAAAATAGCGGAATTTTAGGCGCAAAACTGCTCAAAGTAGGGGAGTTTGCCGTAGACCAAGCTTTAGAAATGGTCCGACCGGTCGTTCCAGTGGAAAACGAGTCTTATTTTAAGGCCTATGGATTGCGATTCCTGACCGTGCCCACCGTATTGCACGCGCAAGGGGTGATTCCGGAGTATTCTGAACAGATAACCTTAACGTTCGAAAAAGAAGGCAAACCGATGGAATATACCCTGTCTACGATACCCAGAGAGGACCTATCCGTGGGCTACGGATTGACAATTCCGAATGCGGATTGGGTAAGTGCTAGGGAAGAGGTGAGTACCCCCTTGTATTTAAAACAATTGAATGAGTCATATTTTCATTTTGAATATTTACCCGAATCCAAAACATTGTATGCCAGGCAAAGCTCTGTTTTTGACCATGAAAAAGAAACCATAAAGGATTTTTACAAGCGGCTCTTTGAGTTTATCGATAACAACGAAATTAACAAGTTGATCTATGACGTGCGGCTAAACGGAGGCGGTAACAATTACAACAACAAGCAATTTATACAGGGCATAATGGCCCGTCCAGAAATCAATACCCAAGGTAAGTTCTTTTTTATCATTGGTCGCAGGACGTTTTCGGCCTGTCAGAATTTGACCAATGAAATAGAAAATTACACAAATGCCATTATGTTGGGAGAGCCCACTGCGGAGAATAAAAATTTTTACGGTGATGCCAAGAAAGTAACCTTGCCCAATTCAAAGATCAATGCGTATTTGTCTTTCGCTTGGTGGCAGGACAAACCCCAGTGGGAAAACGCGGACGCAACGGTACCTCATTTTCCAAAAGAATTGACTTTTGATGAATACCGTACCAACCAAGACCCCGTAATGGATTTTGCCTTGGAGAACGATTTTGAGGACTACCTCGTTAACCCGATGGATCATTTTAGACAACTATTTATGGCAGGGGAGATGGAACAATTAAAAACTGATGCCGCTCGCATTCTTAACGATTCGCTATATGCACACATCCCTTTTAAGCAAGAATTTAAACAAACGGGGCAGAACATGTTGGCACAAGGTGCAAACGAAGGAGCCTTATTTCTGTATAGCATGTTCACGGAGTATTATCCCGAGGATCCCGAAATGTGGGAAGGTTTGGGAAAAGCCTATAAGGCTTTGGGGCAGGATAAGGAGGCCGAAACGGCATTTGCCAAAGCCGCAGCCTTATCAAATAAGCAATAA
- the hpf gene encoding ribosome hibernation-promoting factor, HPF/YfiA family: protein MNINFEYDDVKASNRLEIMAAKKLEKLLDKFDFIVRADVFFKKENTSSPDTGMVCNIRLSMPGPRMFAESSLDSFEASIANSVDELHRQLQKRKAKMKSR from the coding sequence ATGAACATAAATTTTGAATACGATGACGTAAAAGCCAGTAATCGTTTGGAAATTATGGCTGCCAAAAAGCTCGAAAAGCTTTTGGATAAATTTGATTTTATCGTGAGAGCGGACGTTTTTTTTAAAAAGGAAAACACTTCATCGCCAGATACGGGAATGGTTTGCAATATTCGTTTAAGTATGCCTGGACCAAGAATGTTTGCGGAGTCAAGCTTGGATAGTTTTGAAGCGTCTATTGCAAATTCTGTGGATGAGCTACACCGACAGTTACAGAAAAGAAAGGCTAAGATGAAATCCCGGTAA